A window of Primulina huaijiensis isolate GDHJ02 chromosome 9, ASM1229523v2, whole genome shotgun sequence contains these coding sequences:
- the LOC140985393 gene encoding protein S-acyltransferase 11 isoform X2, with translation MNPTVSIARSSAVDAVEDPYSISVDVDLEETCWGCGLRVLVPPHASVFKCGWCGAITKQMAVKCNNKYLRWIRFRDRCFVCVVLVVMLFFICGGIWAVYPVIFSIGYFCGIFHFTLALILSISTISSFCLAAFRPASVQQIIIWGSYSMVGKGGLENYTFCHYCSKPKSPRTHHCRSCGTCILDMDHHCPFIGNCVGAANHRCFVMFLISAVTSILYVTIMTLFATIYIWPPVNLGTGNLLNGLSGTEFLFQALKERAIAILSSAVFLPAQGLVLVYLFISSVSVGIGLSVLLWQQLCYIYTGETYLSHLSAVGNEGMSNKDCQNLVRFFGCPFAAATYLPSFWKSRKIHTK, from the exons ATGAATCCAACAGTTTCCATCGCCCGCAGCTCCGCCGTCGACGCCGTC GAGGATCCTTACTCGATATCTGTTGATGTGGATCTTGAGGAAACCTGTTGGGGTTGTGGACTTCGTGTTCTTGTCCCACCCCATGCATCTGTATTTAAATGTGGCTGGTGTGGAGCCATAACGAAGCAAATGGCAGTGAAATGCAATAACAAATACTTGCGATGGATAAGATTTCGGGACCGTTGTTTTGTCTGTGTTGTTCTTGTAGTTATGCTTTTCTTTATAT GTGGTGGCATTTGGGCTGTTTATCCTGTAATCTTCTCGATCGGTTACTTCTGTGGtatttttcattttactttAGCATTGATCCTGTCTATATCTACTATATCTTCATTTTGCCTTGCGGCATTTCGACCTGCCAGTGTTCAACAAATTATAATTTGGGGTAGCTATTCGATGGTGGGGAAAGGTGGACTGGAGAATTACACCTTTTGTCATTACTGCTCAAAACCAAAATCACCCCGGACACACCATTGCCGTTCATGTGGAACGTGTATACTCGACATGGATCATCACTGCCCATTT ATTGGGAACTGTGTTGGCGCAGCAAATCACCGATGCTTTGTTATGTTTCTCATTTCAGCAGTCACCAGTATACTTTATGTTACTATTATGACACTGTTTGCTACCATCTATATCTGGCCACCTGTAAACCTCGGAACAGGCAACCTATTAAATGGGTTGTCTGGTACAGAGTTTCTTTTCCAAGCCTTAAAAGAGCGTGCTATTGCTATCTTGAGCTCTGCAGTGTTTCTACCAGCTCAAGGACTTGTTCTGGTTTACCTTTTTATCTCCAGTGTTTCAGTGGGGATCGGCCTAAGTGTGCTCTTGTGGCAACAGCTGTGTTACATTTATACCGGAGAGACTTACTTGAGTCATCTTAGTGCCGTCGGCAACGAAGGAATGTCAAATAAGGATTGCCAAAATCTTGTAAGATTTTTTGGTTGTCCATTTGCTGCCGCAACATATTTACCAAGTTTTTGGAAATCGAGAAAAATTCATACCAAGTAA
- the LOC140985393 gene encoding protein S-acyltransferase 11 isoform X1, translating to MNPTVSIARSSAVDAVVPEEDPYSISVDVDLEETCWGCGLRVLVPPHASVFKCGWCGAITKQMAVKCNNKYLRWIRFRDRCFVCVVLVVMLFFICGGIWAVYPVIFSIGYFCGIFHFTLALILSISTISSFCLAAFRPASVQQIIIWGSYSMVGKGGLENYTFCHYCSKPKSPRTHHCRSCGTCILDMDHHCPFIGNCVGAANHRCFVMFLISAVTSILYVTIMTLFATIYIWPPVNLGTGNLLNGLSGTEFLFQALKERAIAILSSAVFLPAQGLVLVYLFISSVSVGIGLSVLLWQQLCYIYTGETYLSHLSAVGNEGMSNKDCQNLVRFFGCPFAAATYLPSFWKSRKIHTK from the exons ATGAATCCAACAGTTTCCATCGCCCGCAGCTCCGCCGTCGACGCCGTCGTTCCCGAG GAGGATCCTTACTCGATATCTGTTGATGTGGATCTTGAGGAAACCTGTTGGGGTTGTGGACTTCGTGTTCTTGTCCCACCCCATGCATCTGTATTTAAATGTGGCTGGTGTGGAGCCATAACGAAGCAAATGGCAGTGAAATGCAATAACAAATACTTGCGATGGATAAGATTTCGGGACCGTTGTTTTGTCTGTGTTGTTCTTGTAGTTATGCTTTTCTTTATAT GTGGTGGCATTTGGGCTGTTTATCCTGTAATCTTCTCGATCGGTTACTTCTGTGGtatttttcattttactttAGCATTGATCCTGTCTATATCTACTATATCTTCATTTTGCCTTGCGGCATTTCGACCTGCCAGTGTTCAACAAATTATAATTTGGGGTAGCTATTCGATGGTGGGGAAAGGTGGACTGGAGAATTACACCTTTTGTCATTACTGCTCAAAACCAAAATCACCCCGGACACACCATTGCCGTTCATGTGGAACGTGTATACTCGACATGGATCATCACTGCCCATTT ATTGGGAACTGTGTTGGCGCAGCAAATCACCGATGCTTTGTTATGTTTCTCATTTCAGCAGTCACCAGTATACTTTATGTTACTATTATGACACTGTTTGCTACCATCTATATCTGGCCACCTGTAAACCTCGGAACAGGCAACCTATTAAATGGGTTGTCTGGTACAGAGTTTCTTTTCCAAGCCTTAAAAGAGCGTGCTATTGCTATCTTGAGCTCTGCAGTGTTTCTACCAGCTCAAGGACTTGTTCTGGTTTACCTTTTTATCTCCAGTGTTTCAGTGGGGATCGGCCTAAGTGTGCTCTTGTGGCAACAGCTGTGTTACATTTATACCGGAGAGACTTACTTGAGTCATCTTAGTGCCGTCGGCAACGAAGGAATGTCAAATAAGGATTGCCAAAATCTTGTAAGATTTTTTGGTTGTCCATTTGCTGCCGCAACATATTTACCAAGTTTTTGGAAATCGAGAAAAATTCATACCAAGTAA